The window CTGTCAGCTAAGAACAGGAAACTGAGGCTGTAATTGGCACTGACTCACCAAAATTGTACAATAAAagatttgaaaaatgatttctGATACAACATTCAGGTAGTCGGGTCAGAATTTGGCGTAAACAACATGACAGCATAGATCCATCCTGCCTTGTATCAGCGCCTCAGGCTGCTGGTGATGTAATGGCGTGGGCGATATTTTCTTGGCACAGTTTGGGCTCCTTAGTACCAACTGAGCATCGTTTAAACGCCACAGCCTACCTGAGTATTATTGCTGATCATGTCCATCCCTTTATGACCACACTGTACCCACCTTTTAATGGCTACTTCCAGCAGGATAACACACCAAGTCACAAAGCTCAAATCATCTCAAACTGGTCTCAACGGCCTcaacagtcaccagatctcagtCCGATGGGATGTGATGCAACAGGAGATTCACATCATGGATCAACTGTGTGATGTTATCATGTCAATATGGACCAAAATCTCTGAGGAACATTATTAACCCATTATTTTTATTGGATGTATGCCAAAGAATTAGCAGCCAACATGAAAGTTTGAGGTTTATAATAGTTGAAATAAAAGAATCTCTCAGCAGCGATGCTTTATAACCTTCCTTAATAAATCAGAAATGTatcatcatttaatactgaGTGCATCAGTTTTAATCATGTTGACTCTGAAGCCCTCCCCACAGACAAATAAATGTCACAGATTAGTTTGAACCAGGCAACGCTGAAATTAAGCAAATATGGGCTCAATTAGATTCAAACTGCGGTGTGATGAGGTCGGGCATCATTCATTTAGACGAGATGAAAGTTTAATGATTCATGAGGAGAAGAGGATTCGTTGCATTTagcaggaggagagaagaagagaagaccaGGAGAAAGGTACGGAgaagtataaataaatgtttcccTGCAGATAATATATGGctgtggccttcacagtcaccataTCTCAACCCAAACAAACACCTGTGGGACATTTTGGAGCTTCGTCTCAATCAACATCATTAAAATCCCAAATGAGGGAGAATCTTTTGGAGAAacgtgttcatccctccagtagagttcaggcTTGTTGTGAAACACCGTACAAAGACACTTTTTATTGGGTTTTATTATGATAGAAAGTtactgaaaacatatttatgtttaGAAACGGGAGGATCTTTTCTGAAATTGAGGTGAGAGTGCAGTCCAGTTCTGTTTAACGTAATAtttcagcattttgggaaatacttatttgctttctttgtgAAAAGAGATCAATATCAGCCACATGTGTTAAGTATAGAGTAACTCCCATGAAGCAATAGctctagcttagcataaagacaggaagcagTGCCTGACTCTTTCTGAAGTTCAAGAATCCAAGTGTCCAAGTGTAAAATCACAAACGTCTCAGTTCACGTTATAGATAAATAGATCAGTTCTATGCTTCTGTTGTGGCACCAGAGGAAGGTGACTGGCCGGGCATTTGGTTTTTATGGGTGAGTGTAACAAGTGTAACCGGTTGACTCTTGCATTGTGTCGTAAGGATGAGGCTCAGACGAGTGTTTCATTGGAGGCCACCATTTATTCCGGCAACTGACAGAAGTAAACGAAAAGAAAATATCCTCCAGTCAATTATGACGCTAACTCAGGCTCctacacaaattaaataacagAATTGTGTTACCATACTGTACAATAAGTCCAAACTGATAAACAAACTTCAAAATGGAGTGCACAATATCGCTTACCTCCCCCATGAAGTATGACAACAAAAGGGGAGAGGTAAAGGCGGGGGACATCATTTATAGGCGGGGGGTAGCAGTTCAGGATTTAACTATTTAcaaattttgtgtaattataataCATACACTGCACAGTTGACCCTGATACACGGGCCCGCAGCCACATTGAAGGCTTGTAGGAGGACACCTACATGTTCTGTTCGTGGtttcaacagctgctgtcacaacTACGACATGTTCCCCTGAAAGTCACCAGATAACACGGTCAGTGGTTAAACTGAAACAGTTTCAGTTTAACCACTGATtgtgttaactggtgactttcAGCTGAAAGCATCGtggttgcttgtagtgatggCAGCAGGCTCCTAAACGCCTTAtcaattttactttaatcaaTCAGTCCatcaatgtgtttattatttaacCATTTACAGAAGTTAAACTGTGCTCAGCAAGAAGCATTCAGCTCATAACGTTTCTTATAATGTGGGAAACAAAACGTAGCTTATAAATTGGCGGTGCAGCTGTTGTCCATCTTGCGATTTTATATTCTTATCTTCAATTGGAAAGTGGCTCATATTCAAGCAAGTAACCTGCTTTGTCATTGAGCACACACCAAAAGTAGAATTTGTGGCTAAAGATTGTGTAAACTTTAGTCACACAGCCAGTGTTCACCAGGTTTGACCAGCCTACCGTCTGTTTAAGTTGTGACCATCAGTGTGATACTGCAACATGATTCAGCATTTCATCTCGAGCAAGccatttaaaaagattaatttcagaaaaataagtgaGGAAATGTGAATGCTTTTTGTTGGCAacaccatttaatttacataatgtaaCACAAAAAGTACCGGACGATTATATACTGTGTTGAACATACGATAATTTAAGGCTTGTAGGAGGACACCTACATGTTCTGTtcgtgttttcaacagctgcagTCACCAcgacaaccacaacacattcACCTGAAAGTCACCACATAACACGGTCACTGGTTAAACCGAAACACCAGCCAGCATGCTAACCTCAGCTATCCGTTTTAACATCCCGCTCCTGCGTCACACACCAACAAAAACTCTAATAACAGTAACTGCCGCGACCTGAAGTTCAGAAGGTTAAACAAGCTTCTTAGaaacagaaagataaaaaaaaagaatgaaactAAAATTATAAATGTGACAACTGTTGTTgacaacaacaccaacacactcatacattaaaaccataaaacatctttttttctctggtaAATTAACAGGACGTTTTGGGATGCTTTTCAATATTGGATAAgctataataatattaataatagtatTCTGATTCTAACTTATGAAAACATAAAGTTTGGTCTCCAGCTGGAGGACAAGAAAACAGAATTTGggaataataatttaattattttggcaAAATATTTCATACACAAATGTCGATTTTGTGTGTCATGCTAACTGTGactgctatgctaagctaaaatAGTGGTTGCTCCCAGTTCCTCTTTAGTCccacttaaaaaacagacatgatcacgtggtatcgatcttctcatctaattcttggAAAGAAAGTCAATAAGTGTAAAAATTACCAATTTTTATTTTGGATGTAGTATTGTGTTAGTTTATTATAATTAGCATTTATTCATACCTAGTTTGCACAACTGTAACTTGTGGCATAGTTGTTATATCTATGCTTGCAGCTCAGGCATCAGCAAGAAATACACCGTAataaattgctgtaaaaatacagccaAATTCTAACAGCAAGTTACTGTTCTTTCTAAATAcggtaaaatactgtaaattttgatgctttttggagccaaaaccAAGAACAGACAGTAGGCTACTGTAAGATTTGAcggtaaaatacagtattttcatttttactgctgCAGTAATGGAGGGACAGAAGCAACATGTAACCATCAATATCATCCAGATCAAAATCAAACAGAATTACATTTGTGAATCTTGTTACTCAATTAGTGATTACATTTAATTGTAGCTAACATCAAACTGATATAATCCTAGCAAACACCTGGCAGGCACAAGAGAGCATTTTCAGATAGTTTTCTTCGGTTGGAAGTTTGAATTACtggtatttaaacattattctCACTGCTGCTTGCGAGTCtagtttaaagattatttttggaTGACTGTTTTCTCTTGAACTACACGTCTGTGAATGCTAACGATAGTCCAGCCTGGTCTATACCTACACCTTGTTTATCCCACTTgcatttcataattaataatatcCTTCTATGTAAAGTACATAACAATTGAAGTTCATTCAAATATGTAGCCAAATTGATTAAGATAATGTTTGCTGCTGAGACCCAAAAGACAGAATATTGGTTATTTTAGCTCAGGTTGctacaaatatactgtagtttgttggCAAGCTGTACTAAAACCTGGGACATAATGGGTgatttttttacatgttgttttcattgtgaCTAATCCCGAGAGGGAAACGAAGGCCAGCCGGGGAAAATAATTCCTAAGAAGACAGACAAGCTCACAGTGaatcttcatcatcacttttCTGAAGGACTTGACGCCACTTCATAAAGGGAAGTCAGGTTTCTCTCTTGTGTAAAAGATTTCTTTCTGCCTTtcacttgtttcatttttctttctctcactctgtatttgattttcattcttgtttctttctcgctcagtgagctgtgagccTGGAGGCCGACTATCTGCCAGTTATAACAGAGGACATTTAAAGGTATTATAAATTGTTTATccttctgtttatttgtgcttttatatttttttaaacagtagtttgacTCATGACTAAGTTTTGTTGACAACTCAGGATATtataaataacagatttacattGACCCGCTTTTAAAGGGCATGAACCTTGAGAATTACTTTTTCAAACATACTTGAATATACATATTTGAAAGCCtttgaataaatgttcagttcCATAAAGCTGCATTGTCCTCTTTTATGCTATAATTGTTAaggtttatgtgtttttaaatgtaaaactgagctgATTTCAATACTGGATCATTATGGTTGACGACACATTGTTATTTGCAGTATATGTCTGcaatttatagttgtttttattaatatgaataagaagaaaacttttcatttgtttactgtaacatttacagtaaaaaactgTTCATCACATTCTACAGCAGAATACTGTTATAATTTTTACAGCAATTAACTATTAAAGTAAATTACGTTAgtgacactgtaaaaaaacagtaaaatgctggcAACTACAGCTGCCAGTAGTTTCCTATAATTTTACAGAGAAATTTGTGACAGTGTACTGTATTAGTTGCCTGTTGACTTTGAGATTTTTAGACATCCTAAATGTTAATTAAGAGGTCTGAGACCTGCTGTATTTTGCACACAAGCCTGATCAAGTTTATACATATGATCTATACACTTGAACATGCAGAAATGTTCTGTGCAGCAAGAAATCAAACTGCAAATGTTcttcattaacatttacatttaaatgaccagtctgtaggatttagttgtatctagcagtgaggttgcagattgaaaccaactgaatacctacccccccccccccccttccaagCCTCTAGGAGATCCTACGGTGGTcatgaaacttgtgaaaaaggtgaaaggccctctctagaaccagtgtttggtttgttcattctgggctactgtagaaaaacacagcaattcttattttcaggtgattatacactaattaaaacattttatgaatattatattccatttctgtcaaatccgttccactagatggcactaaattctgcacactgcacctttgATGTCAAATGTTCCCAATTTATAAACCtgctcacatactgtatatgtttaaaTCACACCCCAGGATGAAGATCAGATGAGGGCATGTGAACAGAGCATTGCATCAGTGAGCGAACTACAACCAGACATCAGCAGCTCTCTCATTAACTCAGGCTTGGATCACCATGGCAATGGACAATAATTAGTGTTAAAGTGCTCCTTTGTTTACCTTGGGGAAATAAGCCAGAGGCTAAAGGTGATCCACGGCTGAATCAGCTCTTAAATGGAAGAGTGTGAGTTGTTACGCAAAATAGAGTTCAGGTTGACCCTcaccctctcctctgctctgaagctttgtcattttttttttgttgtttgttttgtttgttttacttcctTAAAGCtgtgttgattgttttttggccactagggggcaaaGAAACATCGCAACTATAGACTGTATATCAAGATGGATGTAGCAAGGTGTGAGGTCACCTACTGGTTTCATTgaagctggtttgaagcccagagttgtaGCTTATGGTCGGCAATATCTTTTCCGTTTGAAGCCAGGATCTTCATAATAAggagtgttgcctttcacaATCTGGAAACATATCTCGCTACGTCGGACCGAAGCCTCCACTCACACTTGAGCTAGAAACACCCTCAAACTGtcattttagtatttattttatatttacttgaGTCTGGGTCTTAACATCTTTTAAAATagacataaaacacatgaaGGTGAAGACTAACCTTCTGAAGTTTAATTAATTATCCAAGTCCAACATTTGCTGTGAAAGTGCTGTTCTCCGTGATGCATGTGGTTTTTAGCATTTTGGCATGAGCagtataaatttaaaaatgtgactgaTGAACAGATGGGAGCGTCTTAAATGGCTTAAATCAGGATACTTTTTAAGTTGTGATTCTAATACAAATCAGGCAGTTTAACAGTTGTTTGATGcgccctttttttcccctcaaggCACCTGGAAGTGAAACAGAGTTTTACTGTCAGCAGCTCCGCCCTCCACTGCTCCACTTCCTGCTCTTTCTCCACTAAACACATCAGCCTCACACTCTACAGATGTCTTTACTTACTTCTGTGTGAACATGTGCAAACCATCTACAGAGAAAATGAGACCAAAGGCATTCGAACAAGCAGAACAGACGACAGACTGTAAGTACAAATGAAACTCTCAGACGCTGAATCTGCCGCAACAAGTTCAAACAGCAGCTTTACTTACTTTTAACAAAGTAAGGATCTATCTGATACAGAGTTTTTCATAACATGATCTTGTTCTACTTAAAAATTCTTGTTGACAGTAGTGTCACAGCAGCTTGTCGGCTCACTGCCACAGAttgacacagaaacagattttGATGTCATCATTGGTATGTTAAAACTTGTTACGGCAAAAGACAGAATTAGGATAAAGAAATGATCACTGCCGTCTTTACTTTGGATTACGACCTACCCAGATCAGAACTACAGGTGGCTGCAGGCAAAAATAAGAGCACAGCAGCACCCATTTCAGAACCTGCCCTACCACAAATTGTATGGAGTGTCTAATGTGccaaaaaatgattgacttttATAGTTACTTTTTAGAGCTGCTACGATTtgtccattaattgattagttgccaactatttttataatcaattaatcactttgagtctttttgttttttgaaagttaatgtaagaaatgtaaaaaaaaaaaaaaaaaagttaaattctttgattccagcctctcagatgtgaatattttctggtttctttagtcctctatgacagtaaactgaatatctttgggttgtggataaaacaaaacatttgaggatgttgtcaccttgggctttgggaaacagtgatcaacattttttaccattttactGACATTAAGTGAAccaatcaagaaaacaatcaacagattaatcggtAATGATAATATTGTTAGTTGCACCCCTGAGACTTTTATAGTGTTCAATTGTGATGCATGAAAAAGtcatactttaaaaaaaatccattaggtattaattatttaaattagcatttaaggttataatccttaagattttaTAAAATCAAACCCCATTTTTTTATACTATTTACGGACTGTATTTTTTCAGTGGCAGCCATTGATTCAGTAGATTTCATTGTTTGTGGCAGAGTCCAGCATTCCCCAGCTCATTGCTATCATCCTCATATAGCTCCTGTATCACAGCCGTATTAAGTCACTGCTAATGCTAAACCAACATTTcccattgctgctgctgcttcacacatGTATTCAACTGGCAAACCAAcaagtgtgtttacagcttgtttcttcTGCCCTCTAAGTGtccaaaaaaatctgttgatgcaggtttaagtttattaatgcaaattaaattaatacacCCACATGACATTCAAATgagctttttaaaattgatcCAATGACAGTTCAGCCTCCATAAATTTGAAGCTACTCTATTGCTTTTACTACTTTAGTAAAAgcgattaaaaaaaagtgacaaatagaggatgttttttctttctatgCACATTTCTCGTcaggagttgttttttttcctaatatCTCTAGCATATGCAGAATGTCCTTGGCAAGTTTCAAatcctttgtttttcattcgcaggaagaaaaataagaacCTCAGCTTCTTCAAGGACAAGCACTCCTGGTTCTGTGTTTGAAAATTCTCCATTGATTTATGGATCCTAAGCTGCTTCAAACACTTGAATGCTCAACTTTCAAGTAGACTTCTCATAAATATCAGTTGCATTATTgtgaagaaggagaaaaaagaaaaatggaaaatttatttgattttgaagGGGGCTATGTGGACTACAGACTATTTACCACTCCTACTGACCTAAAAGATGAACTCATAACACATTTAACATCTTACATCCCGCTCTACGATCAACACCGAGACCGTCTACAAAGAACTTCAGAGAACTTCACTCAGGCAGCTGTCCGAGTTCATGAAATGGACGACGACAGCTCTGAGAACACGGTGGTCCAAggtctgctctgtgtgtttgggggAGTGCTTGGTGCATCTTGTGGGGCTGTTGCTGGTGGCATCATTGGGGCCTTGGGGGCAGTTAGCGCAGCAACTTGCAGCAGGTTTTGCGGAAATGTTAATGCACTTGGTGCAACTGTCGGCTTTGTTGGCGGTGTATTCGGTGGTGCAGTTGGGGGCTCATTTTCTGGCGTTGTTGGTGGTGCAGCCAGCGCTGTAGCTGCAGCAACAGGATGTTCAATTAATGGTATAGTCAGTGATGTAACATGGTTCACCATTGGCTTTGCAACTGGTGGTGCAATTGGAGGTATTTTTGGTGGGACAGTTGGAGCAGCAGGAGGTGCAGTTGGTGGTGCTTTTGGTGGGTTGTACGCTACAAGATTTGCAGTTAGTGTAGTTGGATTTGTAATTCATCATTTCTGTGACAACAAAGATtcaaaagaacagaaaaaggagacaaagaaaGTGGACATTATACAGAAAGCTGGACGAGATTTCCATGAAGTGATCGAACCGCTGGTGATGGAgctaaaaacaatcaaaatgatTAGTGACAAAATGGCCTCCAGTGATGCTGTTCTCGGTGTGTCTGAACAAACTGCAAAGACTCTGACTGCTGTGACGGTGATGGAGAGAGCAGAGATCAGTGAGTCTCTCAAAGATCTGACAAACTGTGTGTCCAGTGCTGAAGAGGTAGCGATGCAATGCAGGCAAGTCACTGTGGAACTGGAGAAAACGAGAGCAGAAGTGGAAAAACTTTTGGTTTCATTGAGGAAACCTTGAGGCTTCCTGATGTGAAACTGCTAATACATCAGAATTGcttaaaacagaatatttacTTGTGTTCTTCCAACTTCAAAGGAACAGTTTTATAGTTTGGGCAATATACTTATTCACTTCCTTCCCGAAAGAGCTACAGTTATTTGTCAGACTACTTCTTAAGAAATAGTGTGGCACATAATGTcccataaaaccaaaaattttcatttttaaacttcactttttgtacaactaaacaaacaagataaaacatgttatttactgagctttagaggtgctagtaggtGGGTTCCGTTACcattggacagagccaggctagctgtttcctcccagcggcaacctccagggctgaaaaatgaagccaatgcggaagtgccaaaaactgcagttccttgaatggccacttgaggctccaaaagcgagtcaatccccatagacccccatgttacaGTTTgtgataattaaataaaaaagaccCAAGGAAGAACAAGTCCAAATACAAGTTCTACCGTCAAAAACACTGTGGATCTACACTGTTCTTAAAAGTGTTTTGATTATTAGTCCAGGATGAAATCAAGTGTAAATTAgaatatatttgacatattttttattgtaaatttatttttcttttttatattattcacGATTACTTCATTTTGTCTATATTTTGACTGTTAAGGCTAGTAGGTTTACACACACAAGGAATTTCctagtactgtatgtgtgaaagtaCTTGACAATAAACCCGTTTttgattttcattatcgattgtctgtaaaatgcccaacttcacagcagaaataaacatgttaacagcctggtacaaaaaacggttttggtctctatagctaattccctctttcatgacaactgtacgggggtgaatttttttataactcacccgtttaaattttattaagtcataaagttatgcataatgaatgacttggctgctttgagtgacaggtctgccagccgctaggtggcctgtttcagccattcggcccgcctcttagcccatttttgattggctgggagttaggcagtcatgtactgccaagatggcgacggccaaaGTGgcttgagcttcaaaaccgctcttcagaaaccaacgggtgacgtcatagtaactacgtccatatttttatgcAGTCTATGGTTTcccactgtttccagtctttatgctaagctaagctaatcagctgctggctgtagcttcatatttactgtacagacaatCAATCTTATTTTTGGCAAGAATgcgatatttatatatatatatacatatatatatttgtgtattcCCTAAtatgttgaactgttccttaAATAATACAAAGAAACACAGCTAAATTATCAGGACATTTACAGATTTCAGGATAAAGTCATAAACAGGCAGTAATCATTTAACTGGATGGATGTTAACGAGGATATTTGATTGATAGTTACTCCAGTAGATTTTATTATTCACATATGTTGATTACTTctgattttttgttgttgttgttgttgttgttgatcttTGGTCTCTGTTCAGTATTTGGAGTGattaatgttttatcatttcctTTCGCATGATATGAAATCTGATATGAAAGCCATTTTAGATAGATCAGTGTCTTACTGATATCCTTATGTAGTTCATTTATGTGaaaattctttttttacattCCTGATTTTTCCTGATTTTATCCATTTACCAATATTTATACTTTTCCTTATCTTCTTTTAATTGATATTAAAGTTGAGTTAACTGTATTAATGTATGTTGTCGTGTTTTGTTATTAAATGTGTTGTAGATCATTGTATGCTTGCAGGACAGAAAGACAGTTGAACTATTTATTGtattactttgtgtgtgttctgttcAGTTGTGTCCCTGTGATCTATGACAGCAGCCATGGTTGCAAtaattatcttttttaattaacattatcTCAAGATcacaaattatgttttcattatcatCTCATAACAGGAAAAGACCACAGGACAGTGGGTTAGTTGAGtctgcattacattacattacatacatttgGCATCTTTGTCCAAAACAATTTACATTTGGTagtaatttggggttcagtgtgtAGTTCAAGGGCACTGCAGCATGTATCCAGGAGGGGAGAGGAATGGTAATCTCAGCTGTAATAGCCGACCTGCTCGACAGCTACAGCTGCCTTTTGTTATGCTGAAAATGAGATATTCAACCTGGCCTCACGAGAAAATTACTTGTTATcttctatatctatatctatagtAGAGATATCAGGAAAATTATTGCACAGTCTCAAGATCTCAAGGAATTAACAAGAATAACTGAGtggtcttttttatttgttatttagcACTGGATAGATAACATCATAACCCATGAGGACACAATGACACAGTGGGTCCTGTCTTTTAAGGATGAAACAGCTAAATGAAACCTGCTCACACCTACAGTTTgtgataattaaataaaaaagaccCAAGGAAGAACAAGTCCAAATACAAGTTCTACCGTCAAAAACACTGTGGATCTACACTGTTCTTAAAAGTGT is drawn from Thunnus thynnus chromosome 20, fThuThy2.1, whole genome shotgun sequence and contains these coding sequences:
- the LOC137171892 gene encoding uncharacterized protein, translated to MENLFDFEGGYVDYRLFTTPTDLKDELITHLTSYIPLYDQHRDRLQRTSENFTQAAVRVHEMDDDSSENTVVQGLLCVFGGVLGASCGAVAGGIIGALGAVSAATCSRFCGNVNALGATVGFVGGVFGGAVGGSFSGVVGGAASAVAAATGCSINGIVSDVTWFTIGFATGGAIGGIFGGTVGAAGGAVGGAFGGLYATRFAVSVVGFVIHHFCDNKDSKEQKKETKKVDIIQKAGRDFHEVIEPLVMELKTIKMISDKMASSDAVLGVSEQTAKTLTAVTVMERAEISESLKDLTNCVSSAEEVAMQCRQVTVELEKTRAEVEKLLVSLRKP